The following coding sequences are from one Pigmentibacter sp. JX0631 window:
- a CDS encoding NAD(P)-binding protein, with product MSAVANSEQNFSEYVVIGGGLSGLLLALKLSKDPKKITKGITLIEKEAQLGGRFFYTQLNQFSGKSRSQVFSELYESASRNQYLSGLGFEFLNADALEIIYRHFLSQLSEEEINHIENMQVKLDVKDEKYASERNLFFVKKDFISENELFNSSSEFFTKKEAESFKILLNYSLEDEFQNETILFEKSKYWLELPKSVKDTFSPFFQTIIGPNWEKTRFVIVQRKIRDFFNNYQKKVPSYFYRSYCFEYLIGNILIKRGVNIRNLCELIRVQKNEKNIFHLLLSDDLNPNDKNLECSKIIFAMPLNNCLGIIAKEHFSPSQSKFISKVRPISLVISEIINFSEIKNDQWPTNIKADDCLVFPVERSIGYLTNDQRFLVTTKLDYEDSLQAPAVREAISRLRKATCRVIKPEFIDELKKGARIPQKKILERIILLPVAYTIPNDIPVNIEVKEIKMGLEGMFCCGDTFPGIADEPWKMIVNSVNEVFANLS from the coding sequence ATGAGCGCTGTTGCTAATTCAGAACAAAATTTTTCCGAATATGTTGTTATTGGAGGAGGACTATCAGGGTTACTCTTAGCATTAAAATTATCCAAAGATCCTAAGAAAATCACAAAAGGTATTACTTTAATTGAAAAAGAAGCCCAATTAGGAGGCAGATTTTTTTATACGCAATTAAATCAATTTTCAGGAAAATCGCGTTCCCAAGTGTTTTCAGAGCTTTATGAAAGCGCCTCGCGAAATCAATATTTAAGTGGACTTGGTTTTGAGTTTTTAAATGCAGATGCCTTAGAAATTATTTATCGCCATTTTTTATCTCAGCTTTCTGAAGAAGAGATTAACCATATAGAAAATATGCAGGTTAAATTAGATGTAAAAGATGAAAAATATGCTTCAGAAAGAAATCTTTTTTTTGTAAAAAAAGATTTTATATCTGAGAATGAATTATTTAATTCTTCTTCTGAATTTTTCACAAAAAAAGAAGCAGAAAGTTTTAAAATTTTATTAAATTATTCTCTAGAAGATGAGTTTCAAAATGAAACTATACTTTTTGAAAAATCAAAATATTGGCTTGAACTTCCAAAAAGTGTAAAAGATACATTTTCTCCTTTTTTTCAAACTATTATAGGCCCGAATTGGGAAAAAACGAGATTTGTTATTGTCCAAAGAAAAATTCGAGATTTCTTTAATAATTATCAAAAAAAAGTTCCAAGTTATTTCTATCGAAGTTATTGTTTTGAATATTTAATAGGAAATATCCTAATAAAAAGAGGGGTAAATATCCGGAATTTATGTGAACTTATCCGAGTTCAAAAAAATGAGAAAAATATTTTTCATCTTCTTTTATCTGATGATTTAAACCCAAATGATAAAAATTTAGAATGTAGTAAAATTATTTTTGCTATGCCTCTTAATAATTGTTTAGGGATAATAGCAAAAGAGCATTTTTCACCATCTCAATCAAAATTTATTTCAAAGGTTAGACCAATTTCTCTAGTTATTTCTGAAATTATAAATTTTTCTGAAATAAAAAATGATCAATGGCCAACTAATATTAAAGCTGATGATTGTCTGGTTTTTCCTGTTGAAAGATCTATAGGATATTTAACAAATGATCAAAGATTTCTTGTGACAACAAAACTAGATTATGAAGATTCATTGCAAGCTCCTGCTGTAAGAGAAGCTATTTCCCGTTTGCGAAAAGCTACATGCCGTGTCATAAAACCTGAATTTATAGATGAATTAAAAAAGGGTGCTCGAATTCCGCAAAAGAAAATTCTGGAAAGAATTATTTTATTACCAGTAGCTTATACTATACCAAATGATATTCCAGTAAATATAGAAGTTAAAGAAATTAAAATGGGTTTAGAAGGAATGTTTTGCTGTGGAGATACTTTTCCAGGTATTGCAGATGAACCATGGAAAATGATAGTAAATAGCGTTAATGAAGTTTTTGCTAATTTATCATAA